One Streptomyces lincolnensis genomic region harbors:
- a CDS encoding FAD-binding oxidoreductase — protein MSSTPAQAARSELTGFTGELIGPDDAGYEEARTVYNAMIDRRPAVLARCADADAVARVIGFARAHDLPLAVRGGGHHGAGLGTVDGGVVADLSPLKDIQVDPAARTVRVGGGCVWGEVDRATHAHGLATPSGIISTTGVGGITTGGGLGHLTRRCGLTIDNLLAADVVLADGRQVRASADENSDLFWAIRGGGGNFGVVTSFLFRLHEIGTVVAGPTFWPIEATAEVLTAYREFLPTAPRELGGFFLIGTVPPAPPFPEELQLRKTAGVVWCYAGGDTEAAAREMAPLLDALPEPLLHAPGPMPYPDMQSMFDGLYPPGHQWYWRADFVDEVPDEAVQLHAKFGAEVPTMHSTMHLYPIDGAAHDVGRDETPWAYRDSRWASVFAGVDPDPANADLVRRWTVDYFDALHPYSAGGAYVNMMMDEGQERVRASYRGNYDRLAHIKADLDPDNVFRLNQNIRPAPKPRYESRP, from the coding sequence ATGTCCAGCACGCCCGCCCAGGCGGCACGCAGTGAACTGACCGGATTCACGGGAGAGTTGATCGGCCCGGACGACGCCGGCTACGAAGAGGCCCGGACCGTCTACAACGCGATGATCGACCGGCGCCCGGCGGTCCTCGCCCGCTGCGCCGACGCGGACGCGGTGGCCCGCGTGATCGGCTTCGCCCGCGCCCACGACCTGCCCCTCGCGGTCCGCGGCGGCGGCCACCACGGAGCCGGCCTCGGAACCGTCGACGGGGGAGTGGTCGCCGACCTGTCACCGCTGAAGGACATCCAGGTCGACCCCGCAGCCCGCACCGTCCGCGTCGGCGGCGGCTGCGTCTGGGGCGAGGTGGACCGCGCCACCCACGCCCACGGCCTGGCCACCCCCAGCGGCATCATCTCCACCACCGGCGTCGGCGGCATCACCACCGGCGGCGGGCTCGGACACCTGACCCGCAGGTGCGGGCTGACCATCGACAACCTGCTGGCGGCCGACGTGGTCCTGGCCGACGGCCGGCAGGTGAGGGCGAGCGCCGACGAGAACAGCGACCTGTTCTGGGCGATCCGCGGAGGCGGCGGCAACTTCGGCGTCGTCACCTCCTTCCTCTTCCGCCTGCACGAGATCGGCACGGTCGTCGCCGGACCCACCTTCTGGCCGATCGAGGCGACCGCCGAAGTCCTCACCGCCTACCGGGAGTTCCTGCCGACCGCACCCCGCGAACTGGGCGGCTTCTTCCTCATCGGCACCGTCCCGCCGGCCCCGCCGTTCCCCGAGGAACTCCAGCTGCGCAAGACGGCGGGCGTCGTCTGGTGCTACGCGGGCGGCGACACCGAGGCGGCCGCGCGGGAGATGGCCCCGTTGCTCGACGCGCTGCCGGAGCCGTTGCTGCACGCCCCGGGGCCCATGCCGTACCCCGACATGCAGTCCATGTTCGACGGGCTCTACCCGCCCGGCCACCAGTGGTACTGGCGGGCCGACTTCGTCGACGAGGTCCCGGACGAGGCCGTCCAACTGCACGCCAAGTTCGGTGCGGAGGTGCCCACGATGCACTCCACCATGCACCTGTACCCGATCGACGGCGCCGCCCACGACGTGGGCCGGGACGAGACACCCTGGGCCTACCGTGACTCCCGCTGGGCGTCCGTCTTCGCGGGCGTCGACCCCGATCCCGCCAACGCCGACCTCGTCAGGCGCTGGACCGTCGACTACTTCGACGCCCTGCACCCGTACTCCGCGGGCGGCGCCTACGTGAACATGATGATGGACGAGGGCCAGGAGCGGGTCCGCGCCAGCTACCGCGGCAACTACGACCGCCTGGCCCACATCAAG